One Hippopotamus amphibius kiboko isolate mHipAmp2 chromosome 12, mHipAmp2.hap2, whole genome shotgun sequence genomic window, AAGAGACTGTCGGTAGAAATATGAATGTTAAAGGTGCTGCTTGCATTGAGGGCTcagaaggaaacaagaaacatATTGTTGGAAAGTAGAGGAGagaggatattttttatttagtagGAGAAAGCTTAGTAGAATTGAATCTTACATTCATGTGAAAAGCAGAATTTGTAACAATGAACACTGTTGCCAAGTGCTGAAGGTGGCGCCTGGTTTCTTGCTGCTTACAGTAAAATCTGAAAGGAAAGAGATAAATTGAGAGACGAAATATTAAGCCAAAAGGAATCAAAACATGGtatttgggaaattctcagcctACCCATATTGCAAAAGATGCTAAAATTAAGTCATTCACTGTCAGGAAAGTGTGTTCTGAAGAGAAATCCAAGGATGTACCTGGACAATCTCTTGTTAGTGCCTAGGAAGGATCAAAGGTCAGATTATTCAGTCACACAAAGGGCCATTTGAAGAGATTAGCCACGTGACTCATGGATCTCCTTAGCCATCTGAGCAGAAACCAAGCATAGAAATAGGATTATCCAAAAAGATTTGTGAAAGTTCCTCTTGTCTAGTGATGTGAATCCCAGAGACATACACAGGACACCCACACAATTCTTCAGGATGTCATACAAGCAGAGACACTGCCAGCTTGTaatgaaagggacagagagagggcaaaatgaaagaaagctgTCACACTCCGAAAACTGTACAGCCAGGAAACAAACGTGAAAACACATGGAAAAGAAAGGATGACTCCAGAGGCAAGGCTGCGAGGCCAGAAGGTAGAGCCAGGAACCACAAAGGATTATTCCCAGGCCTTAAAGCTTAACATTGTTTTCCCGGCTAGATTTTGAAATGGCTTCAGaaaccttttttctttccatattctcCCTTTTTGAGTGGGAATGTCTACAACTGTTATCCTATTCTGATCTCACCATTGTATGTTAGGAACAAATAACTTGTTGTCTAGTGTCACAGATGGAGGGGAATTTACCCCCAGGATCAGTTATTCCCACAGCCTCACCCATACTTAATTTAGGTGatttaataaatgatgaaatTTGGGACTTCTGAGCCGATGAGACCAAAATGagattttcttcttcagttgCTGATGTAACTGAGACTTTTGGGAACCTTGAAATGGGGTAAATTATTTTGTATGTGAGACCAACGTGAATCTTTGGAGACCAGAGGGCAGACGATGGTAAGCATGATAACACCCTCCCCCAAAGTTGTCCACATCccaatccccagaacctgtgaatgttttaaaacatggcaaaagggacattGATGATGTAAGTTaaagattttgagatggggagattatcctagattatccaggTCCATCAGTGTGATAACAAGGATCTTTATAAGTGGGAAGCAGCAGGATCAGAGGCAGAGGGGATATGCTAACTgaggcagagatcagagtgatGTGATTGCTGGCTTTCAAGATGAAAGAGGGCCACAGGACAAGGCAGTCTTTAGAAACTGGGAAAAGGCTCCTCTAGAGCTTCCAGCAGGAACACAGATCTGTTGTCCCACGttatgtcttttaaatttttttaaattttaatttaatttaattttttattttttggctgcgttgggtctttgttgctgcacgcggcctttctctagttgcggccagcagggcCTATTCTTCGTTACTgtacactggcttctcattgcagtggcttctcttgttgtggagcacgggctctaagtgcacaggcttcagtagttgtggcacgtggactcagtagttgtggtgcatgggctgagttgctcctcggcatgtgagatcttcctggagcagggatcaaacccatgtcccttgcattggcaggtggattcttaaccactgtgccaccagggaagtcccctcttgtCCCACTTTAGACTTCCGACCGCCagcactttaaaataataaattgctgttttaaaccactaaataaGAAATTAATGCAGTATGAAAAAAACTGTGCAACACATGCTCAAGCTGTCcccttaaaacagaaaacaaaccaaaaaacataccaaaaaaaaaaaaaactttggacgTTTACACTGTTGAAGGATAACTAGAACTGTGATCTTTGGTTTACAGTTTATGTCGGGTCCCACACTACCCTGCTGAGGGAAGCAGTTCAGGAGGCCATATTCTGAACCATGTCACTTCGTTCTCCTGCCTACAGGATCACCAAATCCACTCAGCTCTGCATGaatcacctcatttaatctttacaagtCTAGGAAGTAGCTAGTAttgttgtctccattttacagatgaggaaatggaggcaaagAGAGGGGCAATATCTTTTCCAAGGTCATCTAGTAAGAAGACGATCCAAGATTTagatgcagattcttaaccactatgccatctGTTCAATAAAAATTGCTATTTTCACACTCtttcattagtttaaaaaatatttactctggGATTCTATGACAAGTATAAGTGTCAAAGGTTTAGGGACAAATACCACCAACATTTGTTATGCATTGAACAACACTTGTTAACTGTGAGAGCAGAAGTACACAGGGGACAAAAAGCTCAACAGGCTTCGGGTATCTGTCCTTGCATCTCACATAGGGCGTGGAGACCGTTGATGAACCTGTCAAGGCTGGTAAAATGGGCATCTTCTGTGATAGGAAGTGAGCGCAGAGCCAAAGAAAGCTCCAGAAGTCAGCACGCAATGGCTAGCAGGCCATGGAAGCCCTGGGACAATTGAAGCAACTAGTAAGAAGAAACTGAGTCAGCAAGAACCAGGGCAGAAGGTGAGGTCATTTGCTCATTGTGTCGGGAGCAATAGAAGCAGTAAGACCACAGGTCAGGGAGCCTTGTGCTTATGCAGCCCAGGGGGCTTCCTGTCACCTGTCATCAGGCTCGGTGAGGCCTGATGGGGCTGCAGGACCCGTGTCACACAGGTGTTTCTGGGTTCCTGTGAAGTGactccccactctccccaggCAGCTGCAATTCTTGTCCCCCTTATTTCCATGTGTAACTTCACAATGAACTCCCATTTGCTTGAGATATTTAGTTAGTCTCTGCTCTTCAAAACTCAGATAACTGAACCCCCTTTTCCACCCATGGTAGGTGACCCCTGAGGAATTATTCCACTACAACAGTGGGTACCTCCCTGGTTCCCTCTAGGAACTGTTAAGTAAATGTGGCCACATCCTCACTTTTGAGGTGACCTTCTTACAGATGACATGAAAACTACCTCCCTTCTTCCAACAAGCGAATACAATAAGATCAATATAGTATAAGCTTTCTtaattacaatcaaatcccagcCCTATCTTCTTGAGGTTAACATCAGATCCCTTGACTGGAATTGGATTTTGAGTTTTCCTAAAACTCTTCAATCACAACCAAGTCTGAGGTTTTATCATTTCAATAGGTGGCTGGATCCACCTGTGATGAATTGATTCTTTCTAATTCTCCCCAGCGCTTAAACTCATTCAAGTCTGGTCTTTTTCAATTGTTTTCCCCACAATCCaagattaaaaaatgtattgtacATGAAAACccagaacatatatatataaatacattgaaaataaaagttcCACCATATCCTAAagcttctattctttttattttaaatgtttgttttgacCCAATAATTTTTATTACCATGTTTCATGACCTGCAGCTTAAAAACTActggtaggacttcccaggtggcatagtgattaagaatccacctgccaattcaggggacgtgggttcgatccctggcccaggaagatcccacatgccgtggagcaaataagcctgtgtgccacaactcctgagcctgtgctctagagcccacgaaccacaactactgagcccatgtgctacaacaagagaagccactgcactaagaagcccacgcacttcaacaaagagtagcccccactctccacaaatagagaaagactgcacgcagcaacgaagacccaacgcagccaaaaaaaattaaaataaaaaaattcattaataaaaaacaaactattgGTATAGTCTGTCCTTTCTTCAAAATTTCACTTCTCAAACACAGATCTTTCTTGGCTCtggctctttcttttccttcagcagTCAAAAATCTCACTCTTCAGTTGACCATGTTTTGTCTCTGACCCTACCCTGCCCCATCTTGCCGATAAATCCCACATCTCCCTGTTGTTATCCAACCTGGGTTCCCAGCATCCTCTGATGCAGCTAgctgctgcctccagaagctCTCTCTTGCCCTGGCTTCCTGAGGCCTCCTACCTGTCTGCCAGTTAATTCTCAAGATTCACTTCCTCTGCTCCTCTATGAGTCTCCCCAAGGCACTTCTCTTTTCTCACTTAATACACCGTTCTTGAGTggtttcattattttctcatgTGAGACACCTGAGAAACCCCAGACCCTTCTCCTCAGCTCACACTCTTCCTTCTATCCAGTACAAATCATAGGccacagactttttttctttaagaacgtttattgagatacggttgacatacaataaactgcatatacttaaagtgtacaatttgatactttttttcttattagtaatgtgtatatagcaatcccaatctcccaattcattcctctcccaccccccgccactttccccacttggagtttatatgttttttctctacatctgtgtttctatttctgccttgcaaaccagttgatttgtaccatttttctatattccacatatatgtattcatatacaatatttgcttttctcattctgactcacttcactctgtatgacagtctctaggtccatccacgtctctacaaatgtcccaatttcgttcctttttacagctgagtaatattccattgtatatatgtaccacatcttctttatccattcatctgttgatggacattttggttgcttccatgtcctggctattgtaaatagtgctgcaatgaacattggagtgtatgtgtcttcttgaattatggtgttctctgggtatattagGCCACAAacctttaaaacatatttatttatttatttacttacttacttctTTACTTGGCttctccaggtcttagttgtggcatgcacgagggatctagttccctgaccagggatcaaaccccaggcCCCATGCatggggagcatggagtcttaacccctggaccatcagggaagtccctaggccaCAGACTTTGATGTGAAAGTTTTCTAACTGGAAATTTTGCTCACTTGAAAATCTAAATATTTGAAACTCCaaatcttttctctgcttttcttcagTGATATGTCTCCTCTAAGATAACAAATGAcactgaaagaaaaggagagaaggcaaGGGGTATAAAGAATGTGCATATGTGTGGAGGGTGACAATGGGGCGAAGCTTGAGTAATATTTGCAGTGGACATCATAGTTGATCCCCAATGTCCATTCCATCCCAGATGATTAGCCCAAGTCAGTGACTTGGTGACTGTTGCTGCTCCAGGACTGGACACACCAATGATCCTTGCCAGACAGTCTGAAGGAAGGGACTTATATCTCATACCTTGAAGGagggttttctctttcctccactgAATGAGAAGGCAGAAGCATCACCCAGTAGCTGCTGGCACCACCTTCGGACAATGAGGAGAACCATCCCAAGGGTGAAACTTCCCTCCAAGGAGGAAGGCTGAGCAGAACCATGGACAGAGCCTGAGTCCTTGAGATTATTGAGCTGCTGAATCAACCAAACTCAGAGCCCACCTACCTCTGGCTCCTTTTACACGAGGtagtttactttcttttctcttagaaaATGAGGTTATATGTTACTTGTAGCAGAAAGCATCCTGATAGATTTAGTATCTCAAAATATTCCATCACACCTGAACTCCAGACCTGTGCACTCAAGTGCCTGCCAGCCCTTCCCCTTGGCTGTTCCATAGCATCTCACACTCAGTAAGTCTAAAACTGACACTGTTGTCTTGGGCCCCCTTGTCCCCCTACATCAGTCTTCCTTGTTTCTGTGAAAGGTTCCACCATCTGCCTGGTTGTTCAATTCAAAAccttggatcatctttgctatttCCCTTTCCCTCACACTGACAATCCCTCCTTAGAACTGCAGATTCTACCCCCTGAATAGTTCTCAAACCTATCCACTTCTTTGCCCACCACCATCTCTTGCAGGTTTCACTGCAACCACCTCTGAACTGGTCCTCCATCTCCCTCCAAGTGTTTCTGCACACCACAGacagagtgatctttctaaaatgcagattTGAATACTTCACCCATTAAACACTTCGCTTTCCCTTTTCCTCAGAATAAATCCTGAGTGCCTTAATACACCATATAAGGCCCTTGGTGACCTGGCCCTCATTGCATCTTTCCAACCTCAACACCATTCCTTCCTTTCTGGCCTTCATTCCAGCAATGTAGAACTACTTTCACTTTCCAGATTTGCTCTCTCTTATCTTCTGGCTGATGTATCTACCTAGAaagtcctcctcctcttcctgcttcaCCTGAATAATTCCTGCTCATTTTCCAATGCTCACTGTGACGGTGCCTCCTTTAGGAAGCCATCTCTACCCTAAGGCTGAGTTAggtgctcttcttttttttttttttaaacttttggctgtgttgggtcttcattgctgtgtgcaggctttctctagttgtggcaagtgggggctgctcttctttgtggtgcatgggcttcttagtatggtgccttctcttgttgctcagcaagggctctaggcacacgggcttcagtaggtgcagcacgtgggctcagtagttgtggcacatgagcccTAGGGCACGCAGGCTTTGgcagttgtggctggcgggctgagtttctcctcagcatgtgggatcttcgcggaccagggatcgaaactgtgtcccctgtatcagcagaaggattcttaaccactgtaccaccagggaagtccagtgtgCTTCTTCACGTTCCCACAACACCATCTCCTTATCCCAGTCACATCATTCATCATGAGGTTGGAAATTGTACGCTTATTTGTCTATGCCCCCacccagactgtgagctccttgggaGTGGGGACTCTGATTTACTCCCTGCACCTAGCACTAAAATTGAGTGAAGAAGATCATCCTAAATTCAGAAGTGGATTTTGACTTCAAGGCAAGGCTAGGATGGAACGGAGTTGGAGGACAACATGGAAATAGACATTTTcaagcagggggaggggtggtggcagCAGAATCTGATCTGCTGGCTAAGTGTGTTGAATAGGTTTAGGtgggtgacagagccaggatgggAGAAAAGACCACTGAGGCAGATGATGTAACCCAGGCAAGAGATGACAGTGGCTTGGActagggtggtggcagtggggatgggaaGAACCAGATAGACTTGAAAGAGTTATGAAATAGAATTAACAGAACTGGGGGTgggtgaagaaaagaaaggggtaTGAGATGAGGTGAGTTGTAATTTGGGCAACGAAGTTCCTAGTGGTGCCTTCATCTTAGGATGGGGAATCCAGAAGGAAGAACATGACTGCCGACAGTGGAATGCAAGGTGAGGGGCTCTGCTTTGGGCATTCAGGCTTGCAGAGGGGGAACAGAAGTTGAGAAGGAATGGAcagagaggtaggaggaaaaccaggagggtAGACAGGAGTCATAGATGTCGAGACAGTAGGAGTCAGAAAAGAAATGACTTGAGACGGGAAAATACCACTGAGCCTCCTTTGCATGGATGCTCCCGTGACACAGACACAAATGCACTGGGGAGGGTCCCCCCCTTTACTGTTCCATGATTtgttaaaaactgaagtataattgacttacaacattatattagtttcaggtgtataacatagtgattccacatttttatacattacaaaatgatcaccacggcAGAGAGTTCCCTTGATAgcagttttatttaatttaaaagtgaaaCTCAGACCCTGACTCACTCACTAATCTTGGGGTCGTGGCAGGAGTAGATTCATCCTGGGGTTGACTGGCCTCTTACCAGGACAAGAAATGAGGAACACACGGACAGTGTCTACGTGGGcatggagaggcagggagagtcCCAGCTACAGTGCTGGGTAGGGCTTGGCCAGGGAAGGGGTGGCTGGTGCCATCCCCTGATCACATGCAGAGGGGAAGGAGACTAATTCAGAACTGGTGTAAGGACTGGGGCTTAGAGGCCTAGGGCGGGGTCGGGGAGCTCTGGACCAACGAGTTCAGTAGCTGTGAGTCGAAGCCTTGTCCAGCTCACTGCGCTGCTCCTTCTGAGACTCTGTCACCACCTGTTGGGGGAGGCGAGGCATGTGAGGGGCACAAACCATTCAGCACCACCCTCCTTCCAGCTCCTTTCCAGCCTggtacaccccccccccccccccgccgccataACCAGCTGAGGCTCCAGTCTGCCCATCCACCTCTATCTCCCTGTCTCACTCCCACCCCAAGAATCACTAACCCACAAATACCCTACGATTACCTGCAGCCAGGTTGGGGCTCAGAAATACTATGAAAAATGATGGGGTCCTGGGCTCAAGGGACCCATCTCACCTCCCCATTCCGGGTCTCAATGGTCTTGATCAGAACCATCTTCCGGCTTTGGCTCTCCTGGGGAGGCTCCACGTCGGGCACTGGATGAGAGGCGGAAGAGGGGAGGCTTGGCGTTTCTCTTCTTTTAAGCGCTCACTCCatctgggaggggaggggtggggaggggagggcctgaGGAGCGGGGGGGCGAGTGTAGACCAGGACGGAGAGGACAAATCCCTGAGCAGAGCCAGAGCAAGCGTCCAGTCAGGGCAGAAATGGATAAGGGGACAGACAAGTTGGAAGTCAGACGTGAAAGACTCACCAGTCGTCTTTATACTTAAGGATGCAAAGGAATGGACAGGCACGGAGATCCTGGAGGCGAAGCACGCTGTCAGCTACTCCGCAGGCCCCCTggcctttcccccaccccagtcccgaCCACGCCCTACCCGCCCCGCCCCTCACCGGCTCTCCTCGCCTTCCAGCAGCTTCCGGTAGGTGGCGATCTCGATGTCCAGGGCCATCTTGACGTTGAGGAGCTCCTGGTACTCTCGCAGGTGTCGCGCCATCTCCTCCTTTAGCTGCCGCAGCTCCTCCTCGAGCCGCGCGGCGCCCGCCTGGTACCCGCCGGCCTCCAGGGCAAACTGCTCTTCCAGCTCCCGCAGCTGTCTGAGCAGGGCCTCATTCTGGGCGTGGGGGGTGAAGAGGGGGTCAATGGAGGAGCAGCCTTCATCCTTCACCCCGCCCGGGGCGGAGGCGCGTAGCCTGGTACTCACCGTGCCGCGAAGCCCGTCCACCTCGCAAGTCAGGCTCTGGATCTGGCGTCGGGACTCGTTCATCTCCTGCTTGGCCTGGCGCAGGGCCTCGTGGTTCCGATTGGCGGCGTCGGATAGGTCCGCGTACTGCGGCGAGGGGGCCACCCGGGCGTGAGCGTACCTGATGCGCCCTcccccccagctccccacccttCCAGGCTCTCCCAAACCCTCCCGTGCCCTCGCACCTTGGACTTGTACCACTCTTCTGCCTCCTGCAAGTTCTTCGCCGCGATGCTCTCGTACTGGGCGCGGATGTCCCTCAGCGCCGCCGTCAGCTCGGGCTTCACGGTCGCCTCCACCTCGACCTGCTGCACCTGCTGGCTCTCCACGCTCATCTGCAGGTCTCTCAGCTCCTGTCACCCAGGGCGAGATGCCGAGTTCACCGCGCAGATCCCACACGGGTCGCTCAGTTGGCgcacagaaatgagaagaaatgcTTGGATGGACAGGAGGGGGCGCCAGGGAGTGCAGCGCGCTTAGTAGTGCAAGGCCCACGCCCGGCGGGTGCTAAGCCCGGGGGCCAGGTTACGGGGGTGCAGCTCGGCTGCTCACCACCAGGTGGCGCAGGGGTGTGAGTCAACCACCTGTAGAGGGGGTTGAGATTCTGTGAATTCCCTATGAATCTCATTCTCTTCCATCGCACCACTCGCCCCTCCCTTCCAGAGCTTGTCCCCCAGCTCCTAAGAGACCACTCCAAACCTCCGAAGTCTCACCTGCCACCTGGGTTCACCCACCTCCTCGTGCAGCTTCTTGAGGAACTCAATCTCATCCATCAGAGACTCAATCTTGCGCTCCAGCTCCAGGCGGGACAGGGTGGCGTCGTCCACGTCCTTCACgggatggcggggggggggggggggaggaggggtggagagcAGGGAGGGATTGCTTAGGTCGAGGAAGAGCCTGGCCCTCCCCTTCTGCCTCTGGTGGCTTCTGGTCGCCTCCCTTTGCTCACAGATGCCACCCTGGATATgcaggccgggggtgggggtggggagactgagCTCACCTTACGGAAGAGCACCAGGTTGTGCTCCGCATCCTCGCGCTTGCGAGTTTCCTCCTCCATCCTGGTGGGGGGATTGTACAGAAGCTGAACTCCGGGTCACCGCCCAGCCTTAGGGCCGAGATCCCCAGGATCTGGGTCAGAGGCTGCTACTGCCCCGGACTCTGGGGAGCGGTCTTCAGGCTACCTAATGGACTTGCCCCATTTTCCCTTTAACGGGCTGGGAGCTGAGGTGGGGCCCCTTTATACACAGGGGATACATAGTAACTCCCCCTCCTTCACCTCCCCAGAGACTCAGCAAAGTAACAGAGGGGGGTGAGGGGTGCCGGCTGGTGAGGATGCTGCCTGCACACGCCCAGGTGGACAAGGCGGGCCACTCCCTCCGGCGGCCCCCTCGACGGCCGCcgcccagcccaggccctgccccctgaCCTCTGCTTGAGCGCCGCCAGGTCCTCCGCCAGCGCGTCGCGCTCCACCTGCACCCGGTCGCGCTCGCGGCCCAGCAGCTCTAGCTCCCTCCGCAGCTCGCGCAGCTCCTGCTGGCACAGCTGGTCGGCGCGCGCCGGCTCCTGGCCCCGGGCCTGGCTCAGCTCCCCGCGCAAGGCCGCGTTCTGCTGCTCCAGGAAGCGCACCTTCTCGATGAAGTTGGCGAAGCGGTCGTTGAGCTCCTGCAGCTCCTGCTTCTCGTTGCTGCGCGTGGCCAGGAACTCCTGGTTGAGGGCCTCGGCCATGGAGAAGTCGAGGCGCTCCGAGGGCAGGCGCAGGAGGGCGCCCGCGCCCACCCGGGGACCGCGGAAGCTGCCCAGGCGCACGGAGGAGCCGGGGGACGCCGAGCCCAGCAGGCGGCTGCTCGAGAAGCGGGAGCTGGACGAGTAGGAGAAGGCCCCCGGGGACAGTGAAGGCGGTGGCCCGAAGGTGCGGCGGTAGGAGGTGGAACTGAGGCTGGACCGGAGGCCCGACGGGTGGCTCATGGTGGCCGAGGATGGGCAGTCACCGCTGGCAGAGCTGGTCCGGGCGCTGGGAAGGAGCCGCAGACCGCTGCGAGGTGGCTTTATAGCCCTGCAGGCGCAGGGGGGGCATGGGCTGCTCCTCCCACTGGCCT contains:
- the PRPH gene encoding peripherin: MSHPSGLRSSLSSTSYRRTFGPPPSLSPGAFSYSSSSRFSSSRLLGSASPGSSVRLGSFRGPRVGAGALLRLPSERLDFSMAEALNQEFLATRSNEKQELQELNDRFANFIEKVRFLEQQNAALRGELSQARGQEPARADQLCQQELRELRRELELLGRERDRVQVERDALAEDLAALKQRMEEETRKREDAEHNLVLFRKDVDDATLSRLELERKIESLMDEIEFLKKLHEEELRDLQMSVESQQVQQVEVEATVKPELTAALRDIRAQYESIAAKNLQEAEEWYKSKYADLSDAANRNHEALRQAKQEMNESRRQIQSLTCEVDGLRGTNEALLRQLRELEEQFALEAGGYQAGAARLEEELRQLKEEMARHLREYQELLNVKMALDIEIATYRKLLEGEESRISVPVHSFASLSIKTTVPDVEPPQESQSRKMVLIKTIETRNGEVVTESQKEQRSELDKASTHSY